A part of Oncorhynchus gorbuscha isolate QuinsamMale2020 ecotype Even-year linkage group LG09, OgorEven_v1.0, whole genome shotgun sequence genomic DNA contains:
- the LOC124042742 gene encoding growth factor receptor-bound protein 10-like translates to MPSCSPDCCLFQAVEIIKVYSEDGAGNVVEVPADMRARDVCQFLVYRSHCLDDNSWSLVEHHPLLGLERCLEDHELVVQVQASMPSDSKFLFRKNYDKYEFFRNPLNFFPEQMVAWCQESNGSIPHSQLLQNFLNSSSCPEVHGSLYLKASGRKSWKRLSMFLRRSGLYYSTKGSSKEPRHLQLLSDLEDSSVFTVTTGRKLHNAPTAYTFCIKPSKVRSECKELRMLCAEDEQSRTCWMTAFRLLKYGILLDPNYKSPQHRMSPVPHFSTPVRSVSENSLVAMDFSGRTGRVIENPLEAVSAAVEEGQTWRKRGQRMKALGSPSPLQPSSLSSVIHSTQLWFRGRIRREESHKMIMQQGQVDGLFLLRDCQSNPKAFVLTLCHHQKIRHFQILPCEEEGQTSFSLDDGSTKFTDLIHLVEFYQLNRGVLPCKLKHPCTAVAL, encoded by the exons ATGCCATCGTGCTCTCCTGACTGTTGCCTCTTTCAGGCTGTAGAG ATCATCAAGGTGTACAGTGAAGATGGCGCAGGGAATGTGGTGGAGGTGCCAGCTGATATGAGGGCCAGAGACGTGTGTCAGTTCCTGGTCTATAGGAGCCACTGTCTGGACGACAACAGCTGGAGCCTGGTGGAGCATCACCCACTACTGGGCCtcg aGCGTTGTCTGGAGGACCATGAGTTGGTGGTTCAGGTTCAAGCCTCTATGCCCAGTGACAGTAAATTCCTCTTCAGGAAGAACTATGACAAGTATGAGTTCTTCAGGAATCCCTTG aactTCTTCCCGGAGCAGATGGTGGCGTGGTGTCAGGAATCTAACGGCTCCATCCCCCACTCACAGCTCTTACAG aacTTCCTAAACTCCAGCAGCTGTCCGGAGGTGCATGGGTCCCTCTATCTGAAGGCATCAGGGAGGAAATCCTGGAAGAGACTCTCCATGTTCCTCAGACGCTCTGGACTTTACTACTCCACTAAAGGATCCTCCAAG GAGCCCAGACACCTCCAGTTGTTGTCAGACCTGGAGGACAGTAGTGTGTTCACAGTGACAACAGGGAGGAAGCTGCACAACGCCCCCACAGCCTACACGTTCTGTATCAAg CCCAGTAAGGTGAGGAGTGAGTGCAAGGAGCTGAGGATGCTGTGTGCTGAAGATGAACAGAGCAGAACCTGCTGGATGACTGCCTTCAGACTCTTAAag tatggaatattaCTGGATCCGAACTACAAGAGTCCCCAGCACAGGATGTCTCCGGTCCCACATTTCTCTACTCCTGTG CGGAGTGTGTCTGAGAACTCTCTGGTGGCCATGGACTTCTCTGGCAGGACGGGACGCGTCATAGAGAACCCTCTGGAAGCAGTGAGCGCCGCTGTGGAGGAGGGACAGacatggagg AAACGGGGTCAGCGTATGAAGGCTCTTGGCAGCCCCAGCCCCCTCCAGCCCTCTTCTCTCAGCTCAG TGATCCACAGCACACAGCTATGGTTCCGTGGTCGCATCAGGAGAGAAGAGTCCCACAAGATGATCATGCAACAAGGACAAGTAGACGG gTTGTTCCTGCTGAGAGACTGTCAGAGTAACCCCAAGGCGTTTGTCCTGACCCTGTGCCACCACCAGAAGATCAGACACTTCCAGATCCTACCG tgTGAGGAGGAAGGTCAGACGTCCTTCAGTCTGGACGACGGCTCCACCAAGTTCACAGACCTGATCCACCTTGTGGAGTTCTACCAGCTCAACAGAGGGGTGCTGCCTTGCAAACTCAAACACCCCTGCACTGCTGTGGCCTTGTGA